Below is a window of Camelina sativa cultivar DH55 chromosome 11, Cs, whole genome shotgun sequence DNA.
GATATGCTTTCCAGTGACCTACAGTTTTCTGCATGCAGTTCTGACAGGGAGTCTGGAAGCTCTGGCAGTGAGACAAGTTCCACACAGTCGTGAAGGTGAAGGGAGTGCAGATGTGAGAGATGTTTGATGGAATGTGGAATACTCTTGAAATCATTTTCACTCATACACAATTTTAAGGGGAAGCTATGGATCTTTTCAGGTATATCTGCCGGCAGACTCTTAGCTTGAACATTGTCCAACCTCAACAACAGCTCATGCTTAAAGTTAAAGCTCTGGAAGATTTGTACAGGAAATTTCCTCACATTAATGCATCCCGTAAAATTAAGCTTCTGGAGACGTATTAACTTACAAATGTCTGGCGAGATGTCTAGCAGCTGCTCACAGTATGTCATTGACAATATCTTGAGCCCATTGAGATTCTTGATCCAGCCAGGAATCTCAGTTATTCTTGAATAGTCCAGATACAACTTTGATACGGTAGCTGGAAGAAGAGGGAATGTTGTAACTGTTTCACAACATATCATTGTTAATCTCTTTAGACGATTCCAATGTTGAACTGAAAGAGGCACTTCTCTTATTGCTGTGAAGGATGCACTTAAAACTACAATTTCACTAGAAATCTCTGGAAAATCTTTCAATTTTGAGCACTCGCAAATATTGAGGAAGCTTAGAGACTTCAATGCGAGGTTTGCAGGAAAAGACTCCAGATTTATGCATCCCCCAAGGTGTAAGTAATTCAGCTTTTGAAGTTTTCCAAAAGAGGAAGGAAGTGCGGCCAAACTGCGGCAACGAGTCAACTCTATTCTCTCCAAATTTGTTGCTTTCGAAAGATCAGGAAGTTCTTTCAGGTTGACGGAGgcacacaaatttattttcttgagacAGTTGAGCATCTGAAAATGTGAAATTCGTTGTTAGTTTGGACAAAAACTAAATGCACAATGCATTTTACCAAGAAACTGAAGCTATAAACTTACAGGGTATCCTTGCCAGAGCTTCTCCAATTTGCTCTCTCGCATATTGATTTCAACAAGAAATTTCGCAGAGAGTTGAGTTTGCATACATTTCATAGGACATGCTTCCCAATGGAGTAATCTGAGTCTAGGAGGTAAAGGCAAACAGTCCAAACCTTCATCTAAATGCAGTCTGGCCTTATCAGACCATTGTTtgtaaaatcttaaaatttggaGATTATACATTCCAACGAAAGCTCCCTTACCTAGGAACAACTCCTCGATTTCAGACATGTTGAACGATATGCCTAAAACAGTTCCTGTGCCCTGAAATattctccaaaaacaaaaacaaagttagAACAATGTGATTCTTTGAGATCATTCTGAGAAAGCCAAATTAGATGATACAAACAAGGACTTACGTTATTATCTAGCAAGAACATCATTGATCGTTTTAGCATCCACTAGAAATTGACGTTTCCCAGGTTCATGGGTTGATTGTCTACGAACGATTTGTCGCCCCATCTGTTGTAACAAATTGTGCATCGTGATACGTTTGTCACTCGAGATAGATATGAGAGCCCTTTCGACTAGGACGTCAAGTCCACTTTCAATGTCAAGATCACTATTTTCAAGGAGCTGGGTCACACGATCTTTTCTTTCACCATTGAATAAGCATGCAACATGGAGAAAAATAGCTTTGAGATTATCATTATCACCTAAGCTATCATAACCAATTCTTAATATCCTTTCAATGTCTACATGAAGAGTGGCCTTGAGACTAGGTAGTGCACGAATCCACTTCGTTTTGCTTTTGCCACGCAATGATGAACCTAAAACAGATAGACCTAACGGAAGACGAGTGAGCTTTGTAACTTCATTAGCAAGCTCCACATATCCATCTGCTGGGGAATCTTGTCTGAATGCCGATTGACAAAATATCTGCAGAGCTTCAACTCTTGATGGAATCCCCACCTCATATATATGGTTGATATCATGCGCTTCCAAAATATCTTTATGCTTGGTGGTCACGATAATCCTACTTCCAACACCAAACCAGTGAGGTCGATCTGCTAGAGCATTTAGTTGCTCTATGTTATccacatcatcaagaacaattAGCACTTTCCAGTACCTTAGCCTGTTTTCCACAACACCTAGATTTTTTATCCTCAAATCCTTATCGTTGAATAGTTCAGAGAGAAACCTTTCTTGCAACCTCAACTTCGAGCTATAGCTTTCATTACTCCAATAACTTCCTTTAACATTTTCCATAAAAAGAGTAACCTGAAAGTTGCTGGATAACCGATTGTACAATGCTCTAGCGATTGTGCTTTTACCAATGCCTGCTGGACCCCAAATCCCTATCATCTTCACTTCATTACTCTCAAGACTTAACAATAAACTCATCTTTTCTATATGATCTTCGATTCCAACGAATTCATCAAAATCTTTTGACAGCGTAGAATTCAACTCATTAGAAACATCtgtgcaaatttttttttatcatagcCGCTTCACTATGCCTGAACAACAGAAATATAatcatttcttcatcaaaatTAACTAGAATTTGTACTAGAATTAAgagactcatatatatatatatatgtatacatactagaatttgtaccgcgccggattttaatttaaaatattttatatctaaatataatatttttaaatataatcattcaaatttttgagtataaatctatacaaacactaaacttactttactaagtgataaacatatatattgttaaagaTAGattataatcttaattttttatcaatgaaaatcattgaatataaatataattatttgaagtttaaaatataaatctatataaaagtcatacttattttactaacctatatataacatatattgtctagtgtcgcactattattttcttggtaaatcaacaatatatcatatggtaacaaaaaaatgacttaagaacCTCACCGGAAGAGTCGACAATCTTATACCTAGAAGAATttattccatattcatatcctatgaaaacatctttttaaaagttttaacatcaaattttgATCGTTGGTTTAATTacaaagataaattaaatatattaatatcccacattaaatgtaaatatacaaagtttcatgaacatttTTAGTGTTATGTCGCTACAACAATGTTGTCCAAGTGCATCACCTGTCATaacaagttacatatttttctaaaacctcatatgttattttcggatgttaattttgtgatgcaacctcagtttcgtcttctcaaaaaaacatagtctattttaaatatattgtttctcccaatattttgggttaagagaatttgagaaaattgatgaaatttcaaacttgttttatattttacctttttatcaTATTATAGAATTGTAGTTTTAGTTGATAATATGCCTTATGAGCTATGGTACacctttgatcaaaaaaaaaaaaaacatatggtaCACAAATCATATgtcactttttgtaacggcttaaatatcattttttatattttgtgacgattggttttgtttttttagatggattatttttcaaatgtctttttcatagttttccccaAAAAAGTGTGACCATTACAATGTCttcattttttatcaaaacttttaagttgagttgagtaattaatattaatatttatttaagtgaaatttaataataagtctttgtagtatatgtttcttagaaactaatgtttcacttcaattttatttttatgtttagaattttataaatacaattacataaattgttttttttactctacCATGCATTACAATCTTACTTCCATtataaaactcattaacccattctaaagtttgcaatataatcattttttagttcaaatttgaataataacattattactaaaacaaattcatagtattatatttactatttgatacttaattcattttaatatagttattatttttattatttaataaaacaaatctatattattgtttttactattttaatatttaattaattttacttaatttattttttaatttatttttactattattaattataaataataaatgtgcAATGAATAAATATCTAAGATAGTTatcttttatgaaaaataataataacattgtTAAGGTGGATgcgaaaaaaaagttaattttatatatatgaaatctatACATAGTTCTATGGATTTGGAGATAGCAATGATAGTAATAGTTGGAGTGAAGAACACAAACCAGTTTTTTGAATGCTCTCCGGAAATGTTGGCAACATCAATTAAAGCTTGCTTCCATCTCTGCTTCTCATCATGTGTTTTCCCCAAACAACTTCTCTCTCTCGAAGCCCTTCCCAAAATCTCCGATCTGGTACCGTACATGAGACGGATCCACATCGTAGAAAACTGTCATCACCATCTGCTCTTGGGAATCTTTGCACTCCATGATCTCCAACAGTTCGTTTAAGCACCAGCTCGAAGAAGCGTAGTTCTTCGATAGAATGACGATTGAGATTCTCGATGCCTTAATCGCTCGTATAAGCTCTGGATGAATCGATTTGCTGTTGATTCCATTGTCCACGAATGATATGATCTTCCGGTGCTGGAACTCGTTGAGCAAGTGGCTGAGAAAAGTTTGTCGGACGTCTTTGCCTCTGAAACTTGGGAATATGTCgtaagatgaagatgaagaagccatGAGGGAGATGGCAAATGCAGGGCTTTTTAGGCCCAAACAGTAAGCCCAAGCCCTgataaacaacaaataaatatgttcatttgcttttagtttttctcttgtttgattTATCTATCTATGGCAAAATAAGTTTGTATAAAGCCAAAATCAATTTGGAGAACATATGAATATCATCATgttacttatttatatatagttgtggTATCTCATTTACAATTCAACTCTTACATCTCCATNNNNNNNNNNNNNNNNNNNNNNNNNNNNNNNNNNNNNNNNNNNNNNNNNNNNNNNNNNNNNNNNNNNNNNNNNNNNNNNNNNNNNNNNNNNNNNNNNNNNNNNNNNNNNNNNNNNNNNNNNNNNNNNNNNNNNNNNNNNNNNNNNNNNNNNNNNNNNNNNNNNNNNNNNNNNNNNNNNNaaaaaaaaaaaaaaaaaaaaaaagccttagTTATCTCCAAAACGTGAAGGCAGTAATCATGACAGATTTGTTGATATGTTAAAGACTTATTAAAGAGTACTTGTCAAAATCTCTTATTTGGAAGCTTAGCCGTTGACATTGATGTCCTCAAAGTTTGGATATAAGGAAACATTCATACAAACGAACGATTCCtgttattttttagaatttagacGAGTCTTTGTcatgatatatatagaaaacaaaacaccatAAAATCAGTCATattaacttttcattttttttagtttgttcaaaaaaaaaacttctcgtTTTTCTTGAGAAAGTCACTTAAGAATCTGAATACaaataaaaggtaaaaaacTCATAATCCACTTTAATCACTACGAGCTCCGCCATTATCATGACCATCAACGTTAGAAACCATAACCCCCTTACGGAGATTCCAAATCATCagtcacaaaataatttaattacatCATGCAAAATCACAACCAAAACACCAAATCCAACAGTTATAAAAAAAGCTGATCGGAGAGAAACCAAAGATTTCGAAACAAATCTTAAATGGTATACACTTTTTCAATTATCAGTCAAATACGGAGGGCAATTATTTCTGATACATGATGTTTTGATATATAAACTTAACTGCTTTCTGACTCACGTATCAAAATCTCCACACGAAAGACCCCTCCACTTgatgtttaattatattatatactagCTAGGTCGAGTCTCATGCGTTGTGCACGAgtttgttatattaatttatttttttaattaaaagtcaTTAAAGTTTGGTTaactttttatcaatttttttgagAGACTTTACCATGTATTTACTGTATCTATTTTTAGAATTGTTTTATCTCTAATCATtaactatataattaattttaaatgatctgtttatcattttctaaattattaacgtacaatttaaaaactcttttaatagttcaaatattattatattatcgatatttgttttattgaattttaaattatattatagtttatattatttgtattctATAACGAGGACACATTATTTTGTGATGTAGCTAAAATGCAATATAGTCATTGTGAAATTTATGATTGCAAAATAAAGTGTTGATATTTTGAATTCTTTGTAGATCTTGAATACAAGTtgaacattcttcttcttcatcttgggTGGCATGCTTTTGTGTTATTTCTAGGTCTTGTATTACATGCTTTTGTGTTATTTCTAGGTCTTGTATTACGACTTCCACATCaattgttcttgttttatttggaTTGTAGTATTCGATTTCAAAGAGCACGATGAGTGGTTGTGGGTTGGCTGGGTCAAATGTTATGTAGGTTATGtgttattataatattgttttttatttttatttttacgacTACTCTATAATGGTCAGTGTTATTTTACTGATTTTGTTAGATTGGAACACCATACCGTAAAAATTTAAGTAGTTATTTTAGctgtctttatttttatttttaagtggaattttaattttatattcatccaaaaactatttaacacaattaaaattttgaagtaTGATCATTTTCTGTTAAAAGTTCATTCATATTATGATTActaaaaaaactcataatattatttttaatattttaaaatttcatttatttccttaataatttattaaaacgatatcagaaaacaaatatcttatactctaaGTTTCaccagtttttataaaaaatcatgaaaagaaaagtgtgtgaaatttaaaatatatttttattttctatatattgtttctatttctaatcatattaatataaatagtataattaacaataaattattttttgaaattattttttttctgttatatcatagggtgataaagcaattatgttatgatgataccattatgttttttttagtacatatgttttaaagaaaatcaaacggtaacttataaattactattaaatacaaatttgagttgtgtctttaatacaatatatatgattattgaatataataaaagtgtgtcaaattaatataaatatgtttttcttctataaattgtctctatttctaatcattttaaaatgaatagtgtaattaacaataaattaattttgaaattattgttttcagTTATTTCATGGGGggataaaataattatgttatgataccattttgttttagtacatattttttaaagacagtcaaactgtaacttatagaatactattaaatacaaatttgagttatgtcttttaatacattatatatgattattgaatataatgtgatatatatatatatatattagaaaatcttctatatttttaaattagtctatcataaattaatttggtttcagtttttactttaaaagtatgaaaccattttctatttttatttggtttcaatttgtttatattttttagttgggttgatcagtattttttttaggttctatggtgtatgatttcattatgaaatatattagttgctaaaactaaaaaatggaaggaatatatttttgtaacaatgttgaaaaatattcaaaaagcaaactatacaacaattatcttttttttaacaaactatacaccacataagatacaaataaaataaaatcaaataaaaaatagaatgttaaatttaaaattaatgagaatAGCATGTGTCACAAAAGTAGAGTGTCAAATGTCACTTTGTTTggcaaagttagaaaaaaccttctcttaattagaaaatcttctatatttttaaattagtctatcataaattaatttggttttactttaaaagtatgaaagcattttctatttttatttggtttaaatttgtttatattttttagttgggttgatcattattttttttttaggttctatggtatatgatttcattatgaaatatattagatgttaaaacaaaaaaaaatggaaggaatatgtttttctaacaatgttgaaaaaaattcaagaagcaaactatacaacaattatcattttctaacaaactatacaccacataagatacaaataaaataaagtcaaataaaaaaaatagaatgttaaatttaaaattaacgAGAATAGCATGTGTCACAAAAGTAGAGTGTCAAATGTCACATTGTTAGGCATAGTTAGAAAAAactttctcttattatatatgatGGTTAGTAGCTGATTTTGTGGTAGATGACTGTTATGACTTAGAAACATAGGGATTAATCCATAAagattcttattatttttcacCAAATGGATCACCAATTGAAACCATGTAAGAAACATATAGGTTCCTCCAAAATAATGAATCTTACTAGATGAGTACCCGTGCAATAGCACGGGTTGAActttatattatacaaaaattatgtatattttttgtatattaaaatagtttttcatattttaattaatttttaatcaattttatcATATAATCTTAACATTTTACATTTAAGTCGTCATCCGTTATAAAGATCATAACTCAATTTATCATATAATCCATTACATTTAAACTCATATATCGCTTACACTTGTTAATTCGGAAGATTTTGTAAAaagtttgtttatattgttaaatttgtttatatattttattcttcaaAGTGGTATTATTCTTCTGAATTAATTGGTTAATAATAGTGTGAATGATTAAGGTAAAATTTCTATAGAAATTACggtttgatgttcatatattttaccttgttttcccttagcatattcacatcttttgcatgattttctatcacatttgtttattaatgtatagctttagaactgtttatgcattagagtagatttggATTTCATATGCATAGtgtcttgcataaacaggtgattttggatcctaaggagcatggaaggaatgctgaagaagattgaagctgtcaagtgaagaaaacaagggatttagagctgaagaatcaaggtccggaagtccactcgaccgcccactcgactagacactcgaccgtgtgcggagaaggactcgaccggatggaagaagcagaagaagaggccaCTCGATctggcactcgaccgagcacctggtcgagttgaccgagccgcccacatattttgtcttttagcatttttagggctttccttcctttttctataaaatgtcttttacACTGCAGCCACCAAGAGAGACTTTTTTAGAGAACAATAatctagacctagtatttacccttttgggagtTGTTTACTTTTTGCACTTCTTTGCTTAGATTCTTTAGCCACTTTTGAGAAAAAACTAAGAAATccttgatacttgttggttccataactttctaagtattgagattttgggtttgatttcttcttcaatattgtagatctcttaCTCATCtatctaataatgcaagtttcattgatttctgggtttatgactttgttcatcatgttttgtgattgtgagtagtggcttgggatcttgaggatggattagGATGGATAAGGGTTATGGTTATTTAGATTGGTCAAGATTGATTGtttaatatctcttctgggttagatGAACTCTATgttattcttatactgagagggtaagggtagatcttaagcttcttagcatcataccaatgtctaaattgctagataaggctaatactagagattatcatgaagcatgctaagagattagatgttttgtttgatttttgacattaatgatctGGTTGTATAATGtctgctttgatatgtaataactagtgagagctaggtctaagaagtatcttggtttgattgttattgtcatgagaatggattaacatgtattagaagatcattgtctagagatagctcattgttgattgaggtttgttgaccaatttagataaccatagcttgagtccatcccatgaatccatccttgggacctttctttgtttattgatttccctgttttaATCCTGTTATTTGCTTACtattgctctgtttcaatatttgctctgtttctgactTTCGTTcatcaactcgaccatccactcgatcaagcatccgatcgagtgcttgcttgAGCTCGTTCAGAGTTCCTGTTTAATCTTCTGCATCTGTCTAGTTTatgtcctgtttcatttcctgtTGCATTCCTgctgcattcatttagtttctgtttaatccagtttcattacttgtcttgcttTACTGTAGTTCATGTTCCTGTTTCATTATATTACTGCTTTGATCATTCTGTTTAATTTGCATCTAGTATCTTGTTTTAGTAGCTtaacattctgcatttcataatcatcattaggttgttagtgacaaacatcttttatatttggcttgacttagatgagtattcacatcctgattgcttgcatcacactcattatggtttgacatcctttatgctacaactacataagggtaattgaaacaccttgcatccacctATATTCACATtcatatcatcatcaaccaTCACCACACAAGAAAgcatgtttcaatttggcgtcatTGCCTgtttgagtgtttgtttgtgacatttaggatttaTACAATTCTAAGATTAAGTTATGTTGCTCCTTTGATCACTACTGATTCGAATTCTTCATCTGCTAGGTTGTTTTGAGTCTCAGGTACCAAATCGACATACAATTCGAGCTACCACTCGACCGTCTGCTgttcgagtacctgatcgagtcacAACCGGGATACAGTTAGTCGGCTCGTCTCAGTCAGTTCGACCTTCACTCGAGCTagtgctcgaccgagtacctgttcga
It encodes the following:
- the LOC104725092 gene encoding disease resistance protein TAO1-like isoform X1; this translates as MLKRSMMFLLDNNGTGTVLGISFNMSEIEELFLGKGAFVGMYNLQILRFYKQWSDKARLHLDEGLDCLPLPPRLRLLHWEACPMKCMQTQLSAKFLVEINMRESKLEKLWQGYPMLNCLKKINLCASVNLKELPDLSKATNLERIELTRCRSLAALPSSFGKLQKLNYLHLGGCINLESFPANLALKSLSFLNICECSKLKDFPEISSEIVVLSASFTAIREVPLSVQHWNRLKRLTMICCETVTTFPLLPATVSKLYLDYSRITEIPGWIKNLNGLKILSMTYCEQLLDISPDICKLIRLQKLNFTGCINVRKFPVQIFQSFNFKHELLLRLDNVQAKSLPADIPEKIHSFPLKLCMSENDFKSIPHSIKHLSHLHSLHLHDCVELVSLPELPDSLSELHAENCRSLESISQPCNSYHNPKLILKFNNCVKLIREARKLLIEEWSCGYAILPGREVPEYFSHHARGSSLTIHIDHMHLSGSMRFKACVVLPAGDWPNDVPASCIQISCHLRGNHSTSVYKWPYIDVSYTFEKDHLFILNSYFTLEQDNIPEDKLRFDFGGLPCKILRCGVQFVEACPCKYDYVAHPKYDYVAHPILSSLPLEDSVVDMDYEDNKGAGETALQTRRSTKRKRPSSSEEPEKINKKLCVSIRKAAKKLEKSIQRQEKKTRKQRD
- the LOC104725092 gene encoding disease resistance protein TAO1-like isoform X2, yielding MLKRSMMFLLDNNGTGTVLGISFNMSEIEELFLGKGAFVGMYNLQILRFYKQWSDKARLHLDEGLDCLPLPPRLRLLHWEACPMKCMQTQLSAKFLVEINMRESKLEKLWQGYPMLNCLKKINLCASVNLKELPDLSKATNLERIELTRCRSLAALPSSFGKLQKLNYLHLGGCINLESFPANLALKSLSFLNICECSKLKDFPEISSEIVVLSASFTAIREVPLSVQHWNRLKRLTMICCETVTTFPLLPATVSKLYLDYSRITEIPGWIKNLNGLKILSMTYCEQLLDISPDICKLIRLQKLNFTGCINVRKFPVQIFQSFNFKHELLLRLDNVQAKSLPADIPEKIHSFPLKLCMSENDFKSIPHSIKHLSHLHSLHLHDCVELVSLPELPDSLSELHAENCRSLESISQPCNSYHNPKLILKFNNCVKLIREARKLLIEEWSCGYAILPGDWPNDVPASCIQISCHLRGNHSTSVYKWPYIDVSYTFEKDHLFILNSYFTLEQDNIPEDKLRFDFGGLPCKILRCGVQFVEACPCKYDYVAHPKYDYVAHPILSSLPLEDSVVDMDYEDNKGAGETALQTRRSTKRKRPSSSEEPEKINKKLCVSIRKAAKKLEKSIQRQEKKTRKQRD
- the LOC109127393 gene encoding putative disease resistance protein At4g11170, producing MSLLLSLESNEVKMIGIWGPAGIGKSTIARALYNRLSSNFQVTLFMENVKGSYWSNESYSSKLRLQERFLSELFNDKDLRIKNLGVVENRLRYWKVLIVLDDVDNIEQLNALADRPHWFGVGSRIIVTTKHKDILEAHDINHIYEVGIPSRVEALQIFCQSAFRQDSPADGYVELANEVTKLTRLPLGLSVLGSSLRGKSKTKWIRALPSLKATLHVDIERILRIGYDSLGDNDNLKAIFLHVACLFNGERKDRVTQLLENSDLDIESGLDVLVERALISISSDKHNQPMNLGNVNF
- the LOC109124943 gene encoding disease resistance protein RLM3-like — protein: MASSSSSYDIFPSFRGKDVRQTFLSHLLNEFQHRKIISFVDNGINSKSIHPELIRAIKASRISIVILSKNYASSSWCLNELLEIMECKDSQEQMVMTVFYDVDPSHVRYQIGDFGKGFEREKLFGENT